In the Topomyia yanbarensis strain Yona2022 chromosome 3, ASM3024719v1, whole genome shotgun sequence genome, one interval contains:
- the LOC131691005 gene encoding methanethiol oxidase, whose product MSQSKKCFCGPGYATPLDAIRDGPREKLLYVVTVQPKLDEPHGDYLSTVDVDPDSPSYCQVIHRTFTNSTGNEMHHSGWNTCSSCHFVDNKAEAPRRDRMVLPCLNSDRIFIVDVGTDPKAPTLFKVIEGDILKKANTTAPHTTHCLPNGNIMVSVMGDAEGNAKGEFLEFDKNFEFVGVWTKGDKVALCGYDYWYQPYFNVMVASEWGAPKLFRRGYQDSDIKDPEQYGRRLNFYKWNERQLFQTIDLGEEGICPLEIRFLHNPKENQGYVGCALKAKVFRFYLDENSDQYITEKVIDVPAKKVEGWPSPYINGMMTDILISLDDKFLYFSNWLHGDVRQYDITDRANPKLTGQVWLGGAILSDSQVKVIEDTELPKQPDPTFIKNRRLLGGPQMLQLSLDGKRLYVSSSLFSPWDKQFYPEMVKAGGTIVQIDIDTVNGGMKINENFLVDFADEPYGPSLPHEMRYPGGDCTSDIWIVNE is encoded by the exons ATGAGCCAATCCA AAAAATGCTTTTGTGGTCCGGGTTATGCAACTCCTTTGGATGCAATTCGCGACGGTCCACGGGAAAAACTCCTCTACGTTGTAACCGTTCAGCCGAAACTGGACGAGCCCCATGGTGACTACCTCTCGACGGTCGATGTAGATCCAGACAGTCCATCATATTGTCAA GTTATTCATCGAACTTTTACCAACAGTACTGGCAATGAAATGCACCACAGTGGATGGAATACTTGTTCTAGTTGTCATTTTGTGGACAACAAGGCAGAAGCTCCTAGAAGAGATCGAATGGTACTACCATGTTTGAATTCGGACCGAATTTTCATTGTTGATGTTGGAACAGACCCTAAAGCCCCTACTCTCTTCAAAGTGATTGAAGGTGATATACTGAAGAAGGCAAACACCACCGCGCCCCACACAACTCATTGTCTACCAAATGGCAATATAATGGTTTCGGTCATGGGTGATGCAGAAGGCAACGCGAAAGGAGAATTTCTTGAGTTCGATAAGAACTTTGAATTTGTGGGGGTCTGGACGAAAGGAGATAAGGTTGCACTGTGTGGGTATGACTATTGGTACCAGCCGTATTTCAATGTAATGGTTGCCTCTGAATGGGGTGCTCCGAAGCTCTTTCGACGTGGTTATCAAGACTCAGACATTAAAGATCCTGAACAGTATGGCCGGCGACTGAATTTTTACAAATGGAACGAACGTCAGTTATTTCAAACAATCGATTTAGGAGAAGAAGGGATCTGTCCTCTGGAAATCAGATTTTTACACAACCCCAAGGAAAATCAAGGCTACGTAGGCTGTGCTCTGAAGGCAAAAGTTTTCAGATTCTACCTAGATGAAAATTCAGATCAGTATATTACTGAAAAAGTAATTGATGTGCCGGCCAAAAAAGTCGAAGGATGGCCCTCTCCGTACATCAATGGAATGATGACAGATATTTTAATTTCACTGGACGAcaaatttctgtattttagtAACTGGCTTCATGGAGATGTTCGTCAGTATGATATAACCGATCGCGCGAATCCAAAATTAACTGGTCAAGTATGGCTAGGCGGTGCCATTCTTAGCGATTCACAAGTGAAAGTTATTGAAGACACAGAGCTGCCCAAACAGCCTGATCCTACATTCATTAAAAATCGACGACTGTTAGGTGGGCCGCAAATGCTACAATTGTCACTGGACGGAAAACGGCTCTACGTGTCGTCAAGTTTGTTCTCCCCCTGGGACAAGCAATTTTACCCTGAGATGGTGAAAGCCGGTGGAACAATCGTACAAATTGATATCGACACAGTCAACGGAGGCATGAAGATCAATGAAAACTTTTTGGTTGATTTCGCAGATGAGCCATACGGTCCATCGCTTCCACATGAAATGAG ATACCCAGGCGGTGATTGCACTTCGGATATCTGGATAGTTAACGAATAA